In the Cryptosporangium aurantiacum genome, GACGACGCCTCGCTCTCGGCGTCCGCAGAAGTAGTTTCAGTGACGAGGAGGCCCTCCAGGGCCGCACCGATCAGCCGGCGGAAGGCCCGGCCCGGCCGGGTGCGGTCGAGGACCGCGACCTCGAGCTGCGCCGCGGAGATCGTGCGGGGGTTGCCGTTCTCCCCGCCGATCGACGCCAGCGCGTCGACCGCGATCTTCAGCGTCGCCCGCAGGTCGAGCCCGGCGTCGTGCTTCTCGCGCACCTGGGTCGCGATCGCCTCCGACTGCCCGCCCATCGCGACGAAGCCCGGCTCGTCGCTGACCGAGCCGTCGTAGGTGAGCCGGTAGAGCTCGTCCGCACCGGCCTCGGCGCCGACCTGCGCGACGCAGACCTCGACCTCGAACGGCTTGGACTGCTCACCGAAGATCGCGCCGAGCTGCTGGGCGAACGCGTTGACTAGGCCGCGGGCGGTGACGTCACGGCGGTCGTAGGAGTACCCGCGAAGGTCGGCGTAGCGCACGCCGCCCTGCCGCAGTGCCTCGAACTCGTTGTACTTACCGACCGCGGCGAAGCCGATGCGGTCGTAGATCTCACTGACCTTGTGGAGCGCGTTGGACGTGTTCTCGGCGACGAACAGCACGCCGCCCGCGTAGCTGAGCACGACCACACTGCGACCGCGCGCGATCCCCTTGCGCGCGAACTCCGAGCGGTCGCGCATGAGCTGCTCGGGCGAGGCATAGAACTGCATGGCCACGGTGCTGGGGCCCCTTCGCTAGAACTGAACTTCAGACGCCCGGGTTCGCCGTACGGTCGGCGATCACGTCGGCCACGACCGCACCGACCTCGTCGTCGGTCAGCCGCCGGACGCCCTCGGCGTCGACGACCGTCAAGATCGGGTAGAGCTTGCGGATGATGTCCGGGCCGCCGGTCGCCGAGTCGTCGTCGGCCGCGTCGTAGAGCGACTCGACCAGGACGCGCACGGCCCCGGTCTGGTCCATCCCCGGCTTCCAGAGCTTCTTGAGCGCGGACTTCGCGAACACCGAGCCCGACCCGACCGACGAGTAGCCCTGGTCCTCCCAGCACCCGCCGGTGACGTCGAACCCGAAGATCCGGCCGGCCTTCGCGGGGTCGGTGGCGTCCAGGTCGTACCCGGCGAACAGCGGGATCACCGCGAGGCCCTGGAGCGCGGCGCCCAGGTTGCCACGGATCATGATCGACAGCCGGTTCGCCTTGGCGTCGAGGGTCAGCGGGGTGCCCTCGATCTTCTCGTAGTGCTCCAGCTCCACCTGGTAGAGCCGGATCATCTCGATCGCGATGCCGGCCGTACCGGCGATGCCCGCGACCGAGTACGCGTCGGTCGGGAAGACCTTCTCGATGTCGCGCTGGGCGATCATGTTGCCCTGGGTGGCCCGGCGGTCGCCGCCCATGACCACGCCGCCGGCGTAGGTGGCGGCGACGATCGTGGTGCCGTGCGGCGCGACCGAGCCGTGGTCACCGGGCGGCAACGGACGCCGCCCCGGAAGCAGCTCGGGTGCGGTCAGGTTGAGGAACTCGGTGAACGACGACCCCCCTGGCGCGGTGAACAGGTTCGAGAAACGGCCGGAAGCACCTAGACCCCCCGTAGCGCCAAGACCCGTGGCCACCTGGATCCTCTCTCGTACGTACGCGTCAATCCTGCTGCAACCCTACCGCCACCCGCACGAAGGCCGCCCGGCAGCGTTGGCTGCGGGCGGCCTTCGATGTCGGGGGCTACTCGCCGCCCTTCTGCACGTATCCGCGGACGAACTCCTCCGCGTTCTCCTCGAGGACCGAGTCGATCTCGTCGAGCATCGCGTCGACGTCCTCGGTCAGCTCCTCGACCCGCTCGGCGACCTCAGGATTCGCCTCGACGGCCTCGACCTCGTCGACGTCCTGCCGGGCCCGGCTACTCTGCGACTGTCCGCCGCTGTCCCTGGTGCTCATGGCGTCTCCCCTCGGTTCGCATCTCGACGGTACCTCCCCGGAACGGCAATTGGTCCGAGAGTTAACGTCCTGGACCCGTCAGCGCGTCCAGCAGCTCGGTCGCGCTGTCGCACCGATCGAGCAGGCTACCGACGTGCTGGAGCGTGCCGCGCTCCGGCTCGAGCATCGGCACCCGCACCAGCGACTCCCGGCCGACGTCGAAGATCAGCGAGTCCCAGCTCGCGGCCACCACCGACGCGCCGTACTTCTCCAGGCACCGGCCGCGGAAGTACGCGCGGGTGTCGGTCGGCGGCTTGAGCATCGCCTTCGCGACCTCGTCGTCGTCGAGCAGCCGTTTCATCGCGCCGCGGGCCACCAGCCGGTGGTAGAGGCCCTTCTCTTTCCGGACGTCGTGGTACTGCAGGTCGACCAGCTGCAGCCGGGGCGAGTCCCAGCCCAGGCCGTCCCGGTCGCGGTACCCCTCGAGGAGGCGCAGCTTGGCGACCCAGTCCAGTTCGGTCGCGCAGAGCATCGGGTCGCGGCGGAGCCGGTCGAGCATCGACTCCCAGCGCTCCAGTACGTCCTTGGTGATCGGGTCGACGTCGTCCCCGTACCGGTCGGCGACGTACTGGCGAGCCCGCTCGCAGTAGATCTCCTGGATGTCCAGCGCGGTCATCTTCCGGCCGTCGCGGAGACTCACCTTGTGCTGCAGGCCGGGGTCGTGGGAGACCGAACGGAGGTCGGTCACCGGCTCGGCCAGCGCGAGGTCCCCGGGCAGCGCCTTGTCCTCGATCAGGCTGAGCACCAGCGACGTCGTGCCGACCTTGAGGTACGTCGCGATCTCCGACAGATTCGCGTCGCCGATGATCACGTGCAGCCGCCGGTACTTCTCGGCGTCCGCGTGCGGTTCGTCCCTGGTGTTGATGATCGGCCGCTTGAGCGTCGTCTCCAGACCGACCTCGACCTCGAAGAAGTCGGAGCGCTGGCTGATCTGGAACCCGGTCCCCGATCCGTCCTGGCCGATGCCCACCCGGCCGGCACCGCAGATCACCTGCCGGGTGACGAAGAACGGCGTCAGGTGCGTGACGATCTCGCTGAACGGCGTCCGGCGGCGCATGAGGTAGTTCTCGTGCGCACCGTAGGACGCGCCCTTGTTGTCCGTGTTGTTCTTGTACAGGTTGATCGGCGGTGCGCCGGGCACGGTGGCCGCGCGCCGCGACGCCTCGGCCATCACCCACTCGCCCGCCTTGTCGAACAGCACGACGTCGCGCGGGTTCGTCACCTCGGGCGTGGAGTACTCGGGGTGCGCGTGGTCGACGTAGAGCCGGGCGCCGTTGGTGAGGATGACGTTGGCCAGGCCGAGGTCCTCATCGGCCAGCGCCTCCGCCGGATCGTAGAGCGCCCCGCCGTAGTTGAACCCGCGGGCGTCGCGCAGCGGCGACTCCTCCTCGTAGTCCCATCTGGCCCGACCGTTGCGCGCCGGGTCGTTGCGGGCCCCGTACGCGTTGACGATCTGGGACGAGGTGACCATCGGGTTGGCGCCGGGCTGGCCCGGGACCGAGATGCCGTACTCCACCTCGGTGCCCATGATTCGTCGCGCGCTCATGAACGAAGCCTACGTACCTCAGCGTCTCGGCGCCCGGCCTGGTCGACGGCTTTCGCGCCACACCCCGCCGTCGTCCGGTGGCACCGGGTCGCGGTCACCCGCCCGCCGCGGGGCGTGCGGGCAGGTGGAGGGCGGTGCGCGGATCGTCGTCGGCGAGCGCGTGCGGCGTGTCCGGGAACGGATCCGGTGGCCCGGAATCTCCGCTCGCGACCGCCACACCGGCCGGAACCGGCTCCGGCGCTTCCTGGATCTCCGGCTCGGCCACGGGTCCCGCGATCGCCCGCGGCTCCTCGGGTGGTGGAGGCTCGGTCGCCGGCCCCTCGTCCGGCATTCGCGGACGCAACCGCCCGACTAGCGACGCCACGACGCCGACCGAGGTCAGCAGGAACAGCGGGTACACGGTGCTGAACTGGCGCGCACCGGACGGCACGCCGACCAGCAGCCCCAGCAGCACGCTGACCACGCCGCCGCCCAGCGCGAGCGCCGCCAGCGGGTCGCGGAACGTCCGCAGCGGGGCGGCGATCACCGTCACCAGCAGCACGGCGCAGAGCAGGGCGTCGGCGGCGATGTACGTACCGTCCACCGAGGTCATGTCGTGGATCCGGTCGGCGATCGAGCCGACGACACCGCCGGTGCCCTCGGAGATCACCTCGCGGGCGCGGCCCAGGTACCGGGCGTCCACGATCGTGTTCACCTGCCCGAGCAGCACGATGCCGCCCGCCGCCAGCCCGGCCACGCCCGCGTACGGCCACCAGCGATTGCGTAGCGTCCGCGCGGAGACGCTCGCGCACAGCCAGGCCATGCCGACGGCACCCACCAGCGCGATCGACGTCGACCGGCTGGCCAGCGCCAGCAGGAGCAGCACCCCGAACGTGGCCAGCGCCCGCCTGCTGCGCGGCCCGTCCAGCGGCAGCGTGAACAGGCAGCCGATCGCCAGCGCGATCGCGAGCATGTCCGCGGTGCCCGCCAGGCCGGCGACCGCGATCCGGTCGGTGAGCAGGAAGCCGACCGCGGTCAGCGTGGCCGCCGCGGCGCCCCAGCGGCGCGCCGCGAAGACCGTCAGCATCACGGTCGCGACCAGCAGCCCGATCACCGGGACGACCAGCAGCCCGCCGGACCCCATCAGCCCGACGAACGGCGCGGACAGCAGCGGGTACACCAGGTTCGGGTCGGCCGACGTCGCGTGCTGGTAGATCCAGTAGTCGCCGTACTCCCAGCAGGAACCACCGCACCCGGACCCGAAGAACGGCATGTTGCGCAGGTCGACGTAGGTCTGGGCGGTGGCGTCGGCGGGTGAGTAGCCGAGGATCCGGTAGGTCCAGGCCAGGTGGTAGATGCTGCTCGGACCGTAGTGCCAGGTCCGCTCCGACAGCTCGGCGAAGGTCAGCGCGAGCAGCGACGCGATCACCGTCCAGCCGTGCAGCGGCAGCACACCGATCCAGCGCAGGCCGCGGCGCGTGGGCGACCATCGCCGGGCCGGGCGGATCGTCGCGGCGGCCGCCGCGACGGCCTTCGCCGGGAGGCGGTACGCCGGGGGCCGCGGGGCGGTCTCGGTCGATCGGGACGGACGCTGCCGGACCGGTCCCCACAGGTCGGCGAGCAGTGCCACGCCGGCCAGGACGAGCAGCGGGACGATCGGCGCGTGGTACCGGAACGACGCGGGCCAGAACTCGACGATGTTGATCGCGCTGACCGCCAGGAACGCCCCGGCCGCCATCGCGGAGATCTCGCTGCGGAATCGCCAGACCACGGCGACCGTCACGATCACCAGCAGCGCCATCAGTACCAGGTCGTACCGGACCCGCAGCAGGTCGGACGTGATGATGTTCCAGGTGACGTCGGGGAACGCGCCGAGCCCCTGGGACTGGAAGTACTGCTGGGACAGCGCGTTGAACTGCCCGGTCAGCGACAGTTCCTCGCCGCCGAAGATCATCGGCGTGATCAGCATCTGCGCGAGCAGGATGCCGAAGCCGACGAAGCTGCCCCAGAACGCGAACGGCAGCCAGACGTTGCGGAACTTGCGGTCCCGCACGGCCACCAGCAGCCAGGCGAACCCGACCGCGGCGGGCAGCGCGATCGCGAACTGCCGGTTGAGCATCCCGATGCCGACCAGGACGACGTACGCGATCAGGTGTTTCCGAGTGACGCGTTTGGCCAGCGGCAGCAGCAGCAACGGCAACGCCAGCAGCGCGAACGCCGGGCCCTCGGTGTGCGCGACGACGCTCCACCGGGACACGTAGACCGGCAGCAGCAGCACGGTGCCCGCGAGCAGCGCCCAGCGCTGGCCCCAGAGGCGGGACGCCAGCAGCACGGTCGCGACGACGGCCAGCGCGTAGCCGACGATCGGCACGACGAGCATGCCCATCGGCCCCATCAGCGCGACGAATGGCGCGGAGAGGAACGGCAGCAGGACGCGCGGCCCGACGACCGCCGCGTACTGCCCCGTGAAGAACTTCTCGTGATAGTCGTCCGGCCAGCAGGACCAGCAGTCCTTCAGGCCGGCGTTGTCCCACATGTAGTTGTACGAGAGCTGCGCGGCCTCGGCCTGCGGGTGGCCCAGGTACCAGTAGGTCCAGGCCAGGTAGATGCGGGAGTCCGGGCCGAACTGGGGGTTGGTGATCAGCGCCAGCGCTACCGCGAGCACATAAAGCAGCGCGAGGAGCAACCACCCACGGACCGGGAGCGCCGCCGTGAGCCGGCGGGTGATCGTCTTCACGTGGCGCCTTGTTGCGTCATCTCAGCGGATGGTCCCGGTTTCGGTGCGGAGAGGTGCCCGGAGACCGTAGTGCGTCTCCGGGCGGCCCGTCATCGGCGGGTCAGAGATACTGTCCCGTATTGCTCACGGTGTCGATCGACCGACCCGCCTCGCTGCCCTTGCCGCCGGAGACGAGCGTGCGGATGTAAACGATCCGCTCGCCCTTCTTACCGGAGATCCGAGCCCAGTCGTCCGGGTTGGTCGTGTTCGGGAGGTCTTCGTTCTCCCGGAACTCATCGACGCAGGCGTCCAGCAGGTGCTGCATCCGGACGCCCTTCTGGTTGAGCGTCAGGAAGTCCTTGATCGCCATCTTCTTCGCCCGGTCAACGATGTTCTGGATCATCGCGCCGGAGTTGAAGTCCTTGAAGTAGAGGACTTCCTTGTCGCCGTTGGCGTACGTCACCTCGAGGAAGCGGTTCTCCTCGGTCTCGGTGTACATCCGCTCCACCACGCCCTGAATCATCGCGTCCAGGGTCGCCTGGCGGGAGCCGCCGTTGGCAGCGACGTCGTCGCCGTGGATCGGCACCGAGGCGGTGATGTACTTGCTGAAGATGTCCTTGGCCGCTTCGGCGTCCGGACGCTCGATCTTGATCTTCACGTCCAGCCGGCCCGGCCGCAGGATCGCCGGGTCGATCATGTCCTCGCGGTTGGACGCGCCGATCACGATGACGTTCTCCAGGCCTTCGACGCCGTCGATCTCGGACAGCAGCTGGGGAACGATCGTGTTCTCGACGTCCGAGGAGACGCCGGAGCCACGGGTACGGAAGATCGAGTCCATCTCGTCGAAGAACACGATCACCGGGGTGCCGCCGGACGCCTTCTCCCGCGCACGCTGGAAGATCAGGCGGATGTGCCGCTCGGTCTCACCGACGTACTTGTTGAGCAGCTCCGGGCCCTTGATGTTGAGGAAGAACGACTTGCCGGCGTTCGTGCCGGTGTCGCCGCGCACCTCGGCCACCTTCTTGGCCAGCGAGTTCGCCACCGCCTTCGCGATGAGCGTCTTACCGCAGCCGGGCGGGCCGTAGAGCAGGACGCCCTTCGGCGGCCGCAGCTCGTGCTCGCGGAACAGGTCCGCGTGCAGGAACGGCAACTCGACCGCGTCCCGGATCTGCTCGATCTGGGACGAGAGGCCACCGATCGACGTGTAGTCGATGTCAGGCACCTCTTCGAGCACGAGCTCCTCGACCTCGGACTTCGGGATGCGCTCGTAGGCGTAGGCCGACCGCGGCTCCAGCAGGAGCGCGTCGCCTGCCCGCAACTGCACCTCGTCGAGGGTATGGGCCAGGTACACGACCCGCTCCTCGTCCGCGCGGGACAGCACGAGCGCGCGGTCGCGCACGCCCGTCTCGTCCTCCAGGACCTCCTTGAGCGTCACTACTTCGCCGGCCCGTTCCACACCGAGGGCCTGCACGACGTTGAGGGCATCGTTGAGCATGACCTCTTGGCCGCGGCGGAGCGACTCGAGCTCCACCGACGGGGAGACGGCGACACGCAGTTTGCGTCCGCCGGTGAACACGTCGACGGTGCCGTCGTCGTGTGCGGCCAGGAAGACCCCGTAGCCGCTGGGCGGCTGGGCCAACCGGTCGATCTCCTCTTTCAGCGCAACGATCTGGGTACGCGCTTCTCGAAGGGTCGAGGCCAGTTTGTCGTTCTGTTCCGTGAGGCGAGAGATCGTGGCTTGCGCGGTGGCAAGACGATCCTCGAGGGTCCGGACGTGCCGGGGCCCTTCCGTGAGCTTGCGGCGCAGGAGCTGGACTTCCTCCTGGAGGAAGTCCACCTGGGCCGTGAGATCGCGGACCTCCGCCTCGCGGCGCGCATTGCCGTGCGCGTCGTCTCGGTTTGTGTTCACGAGCGGCCACCTCCCCCGGTGATCGGTGCACCAACAGTACCGACTCACCCACAGAGCCGTCGTGCAGTCGATGCCCGCGTCACAGAAGGGAAACTTTGTCCTGTTCACTCATGCGGTGTAGGGACATGACGGGTCGACACGCCAGGTTCACCTAGGGTAAACGGCGGTGCCAACCTCTCCTCCCCGGTGGGCGGTGACCGTGCGGCGTGCCTACGCTGGCAGCGCCGATTCAGTCGGCAGACGCACCGGTGGGGCCGAGGGAGGACACGTGTCGGAGAGTGCGGGCACCGAGGCTCCGCTGCGGGTCTGGGTCGACCAGGATCTCTGCACGGGCGACGGTCTTTGCGTCCAGTACGCCCCGGAGGTTTTCGAGTTCGACATCGACGGGCTCGCCTACGTGAAGGGCGACGACGGTGAGCTACGGACCGCCAAGGGCGAGCAGGTGCCGGTACCGGGGCGGCTGCGACTGGACGTGATCGACTCGGCGAAGGAGTGCCCCGGCGATTGCATTCACGTCGTCCGCGCCGACGACGGCCTCCCAGTAGCGGGCCCCGCCGCCTGACGAGTGCGCTAGCGCTCGTGTTCTGACCTGGAGCCCGCCGAGGACGAGGCTGGCGTCCGCGCGCGAGGCCGCCTCGACCTTGCTGTGGGCCGTCAGGCTTGGCCCTCGGCGGGCCGCGCACCAGGGTCGGGCTTGCCGGTCTTCTGGGCCTGGTAGGCCTCCGCGCCCTTGGAGGGCTTGCGCTGGCGCTTCGGGGCGACGACGCCGTCGGACAGGCGCCTGGTGCTGATCAGGAACGCGGTGTGGGCGACCATCCGATGGTCGGGGCGCACCGCCAGCCCGTCGACGTGCCAGTCGCGGACCAGCGTCTCCCACGACCGCGGCTCGGTGAACGAGCCGTGTTCCCGCAGCGCCTCGACCGTGGCCGAGAGCTGCGTCGTCGTCGCCACGTACGCGATCAGGACGCCGCCCGGCACCAGCGCGGGCGCCACCGTCGGGAGCACCTCCCACGGCGAGAGCATGTCGAGGATCACCCGGTCGACCTCGAGGCCGCGCGCGTCGGCCACGTCGCCGACGGTCAGCGACCAGGCCGGGTGCGGGCCGCCGAAGAACCGCTCGACGTTGACCCTGGCGATGTCGGCGAAGTCCTCCCGGCGCTCGTACGAGTAGACCGCACCGCGCTCCCCCACCGCGCGTAGCAGCGAGCAGGTCAGCGCGCCCGAACCGGCGCCGGCCTCGAGCACCCGTGCGCCGGGGAAAATGTCACCCATCGCGACGATCTGGGCGGCGTCCTTGGGGTAGATCACCTGCGCGCCCCGCGGCATCGAGAGCACGAAGTCCGAGAGCAGCGGACGCAACGCCAGGTACTGCGTGCCGGAACTGGCTTGTACGACAATGCCCTCGGGCTTGCCGATCAGGTCGTCGTGGGCCAGCGCGCCGCGGTGCGTGTGGAACGACCGGCCGGGCTCCAGAAGCACGGTGTGCAACCGGCCCTTGGGGTCGGTGAGCTGCACACGGTCACCGGGAGCGAACGGTCCTCGACGGCTCGCGCCGACCGGTCGCTCTGGCGGACCGACCGGATCAGTGGGATCGCTCACACTTCCCGCCCGGGCGTGTTCGGGTGTCACGTTCGTTACCATTGTCCGGTTATGGGCGCCTTCGGCCGCCGGGGGCCGACCCTCGATCGCGCTCTCGTGCGTCACGCGCTCGGTCTCGGCGCTCGTCACCAGTGTCTCCTTCGCTAGTCCAGCGCCCGATGCTAATCGCCATCCCCGGTACCCGGCCCGCCCAGGGTGGCGGGCGCCGCGCGCCCGCGCCCACGTCTCCGGCCTGCGCCCGCGCCTGCGGCTTGCTTCCGCGCCTGCGGCTTGCTTCCGCGCCCAGCGCCCGCGCCCCGCGCCCTGCCCCCGCGCCCAGCCCCCGCGCCCAGCGCCCGCGGCGCCCGCGGCCCGGTTCCGTGCTGCGGCCCGCTTCCGCGCCCAGCGCCTGCGCCCTCCGCCCGCGCCCTGCGCCCCAGCGCCCGCGCCCTCCGCCGCGCCCTGCGCCTGCGCCCTCCGCCCGCGCCCTCCGCCGCGCCCTGCGCCTGCGCCCTCCGCCCGCGCCCTCCGCCCGCGCCCTGCGCCCCTGCGCCCGCGCCCTCCGCCCGCGCGTGCGCCTCTGCCCCGCGCTGCGGCTGCGGCTGCGGCTGCGGCTGCGGCTGCGGCTGCGGCGAAGATTGGCCGTCTACCGACGTATCCCCGACGCGTGACAGGTCGATAGTTGGCCAGATTTCCTGGTACGCCGAGGTGGGCGGCGCGTGCTTGCGGGCGGGGCCGGGCGGGCGCCGGCGCGGTAGGCGTCGCGGACGCGGCAGGGGCGGCGGGGGCGGAGTTATCCACCGGTCTGGGCTGACGGCGGCGAAGTGTCGGTGGGCTCGCCTAACCTGACCGGCATGAGCACCGCGACCGACCCGCTTCCCACCTCCGGCGCGCCGGCTCCCGGCGGCCCGGGTCCGGACGGGCGGACCGCGCTGACGATTATCGGGTCGCTCTCACCCTCGCGGGCCTCCGACTTCAAGACCTGCCCGCTGCTCTACCGGTTCCGCAGCATCGACCGGCTGCCCCAGCGTCCCACCACCGCCGCCACCCGCGGCACGCTCGTCCACGCTGTGCTCGAGCGGCTGTTCGACCTGCCGCCCGGTCAACGTTCCCCGGATGCGGCGGAGGCCCTCCTGGAGCCGGAGTGGGCCCGCCTGAGCACCGAGGCGCCGGAGCTGGCCGAGCTGTTCGAGACGCCGGAGGCGCTGACCGAGTGGCTCGCGTCGGCTCGATCGCTGCTGGCCGCCTACTTCACGCTGGAAGACCCGAACCGGCTCGCCCCGGCCGAGCGCGAACGCCTGGTCGAGGTCGTGCTCGACTCCGGCCTGCGGCTGCGGGGTTTCGTCGACCGCATCGACGTCGCACCGAGCGGCGACATCCGGGTCGTCGACTACAAGACCGGCGCAGCGCCCCGCGAGTCGTTCGAGGGCAAGGCGATGTTCCAGCTCAAGTTCTACGCGCTGGTCATCTGGCGCACCCGGGGTGTCGTGCCCCGGCTGCTGCGCCTGCTCTACCTCGGCGACCGCGAGGTGCTCGACTACGTCCCCGACCCCGACGAGCTGATCCGGTTCGAGCGGACGCTCCAGGCGCTCTGGACCGCGATCGATCGGGCGACCACCGCGCGCGAGTTCCGGGCCAACCCCGGCCCGCTCTGCGGTTGGTGCGACCACCAGGAGCTGTGCCCGGCGCACGGCGGTACGCCGCCGCCGTTCCCGGAGGTGCTGCCTCCGCTCACCGAGGCGGCACCGACCCCGGCCGCCGAAGACTGACCAGCAGCGCTCGGCCCGTCGCCCCGCCCCCGCAGCCGCTGCACCCCACTGGCCCCCTGCACCCGCTGCACCCACTGCGCGCTGCGCCTGTTACCCGTTGCATCCACGGCCGCGCGGCCCGCTGCACCCCGCGGCGCGCTACACCCGCCAGGGGCGCCAGGCACGGGGCGCGCACAGCCCGCCGAGCGCACAGCCCGCCGGGGCCCCAGGCACGGGGCGCGCACAGCCCGCCGGGCGCACAGCCCGCCGAAGGCAGGGGCCCGCAGAGCGCACGCCGGGCACGGGTCCGCTGCGCCCGCCGGGTCCGCTGCGCCCGCCGGGTCCGCTGCGCCCGCCGGGCGCGCAGAGCCCGCCAGGCGCGGGCGCAGGGCGCGCAGGGCGCAGGCACCGCGCACCACAGGGCACCGCGCACCGCGCAGGGCGCAGGGCACCGCGCACCGCGCAGGCGCAGGGCGCAGGCGCAGGGCACCGCGCACCGCGCAGGGCGCAGGCCCAGGGCACCGCGCACCGCGCAGGCGTAGGGCACCGCGCACCGCGCAGGCGCAGGCGCAGGCCCAGGGCACCGCGCACCGCGCAGGGCGCAGGCCCAGGGCACCGCGCACCGCGCAGGCCCAGCGCACCGCGCACCGCGCACCGCGCAGGCGCAGGGCACCGCGCACCGCGCAGGGCGCAGGCCCAGCGCACCGCGCACCGCGCACCGCGCAGGCCCAGCGCACCGCGCACCGCGCACCGCGCAGGGCGCAGGGCACCGCGCACCGCGCAGGGCGCAGGCCCAGGGCGCAGGCGCGGGGCGCGGGGGCCGGCGAGCGGGCCGACGCGGGCTTGCCGCGTGCTGGCGGCTGGCCTGGCGGCGCAGTGGCCTCACCGGCCGCAGGGAGCCGTCCGGCCACACCGCCACCGGCTCGCGGGACACGGTCGGCGAAGATGTGAGACATGCGACTGCCCTGGCCGGAGAATTTGTACCGGCCGGCGGACGACCGGGCCGGCGAACCGGCGCCGCCGGTCGCGTCCTGGCGCGCGCTCGGCGTCGACGCGGCGCTGGCCGGCGCGATCCTCGTGCTGTTCGCGGTGGTAGCCGGTCCGCTCGAGCCCGGGCCGCTTCGCGCCGAGGACGGCCCGGCGTGGGCGATCGGGCTGGCGCTGGTCGGCGTCGTCCCGGTCGCGCTGCGCCGGGTCGCGCCGCTC is a window encoding:
- a CDS encoding glycosyltransferase family 39 protein, whose amino-acid sequence is MKTITRRLTAALPVRGWLLLALLYVLAVALALITNPQFGPDSRIYLAWTYWYLGHPQAEAAQLSYNYMWDNAGLKDCWSCWPDDYHEKFFTGQYAAVVGPRVLLPFLSAPFVALMGPMGMLVVPIVGYALAVVATVLLASRLWGQRWALLAGTVLLLPVYVSRWSVVAHTEGPAFALLALPLLLLPLAKRVTRKHLIAYVVLVGIGMLNRQFAIALPAAVGFAWLLVAVRDRKFRNVWLPFAFWGSFVGFGILLAQMLITPMIFGGEELSLTGQFNALSQQYFQSQGLGAFPDVTWNIITSDLLRVRYDLVLMALLVIVTVAVVWRFRSEISAMAAGAFLAVSAINIVEFWPASFRYHAPIVPLLVLAGVALLADLWGPVRQRPSRSTETAPRPPAYRLPAKAVAAAAATIRPARRWSPTRRGLRWIGVLPLHGWTVIASLLALTFAELSERTWHYGPSSIYHLAWTYRILGYSPADATAQTYVDLRNMPFFGSGCGGSCWEYGDYWIYQHATSADPNLVYPLLSAPFVGLMGSGGLLVVPVIGLLVATVMLTVFAARRWGAAAATLTAVGFLLTDRIAVAGLAGTADMLAIALAIGCLFTLPLDGPRSRRALATFGVLLLLALASRSTSIALVGAVGMAWLCASVSARTLRNRWWPYAGVAGLAAGGIVLLGQVNTIVDARYLGRAREVISEGTGGVVGSIADRIHDMTSVDGTYIAADALLCAVLLVTVIAAPLRTFRDPLAALALGGGVVSVLLGLLVGVPSGARQFSTVYPLFLLTSVGVVASLVGRLRPRMPDEGPATEPPPPEEPRAIAGPVAEPEIQEAPEPVPAGVAVASGDSGPPDPFPDTPHALADDDPRTALHLPARPAAGG
- the prcA gene encoding proteasome subunit alpha codes for the protein MAMQFYASPEQLMRDRSEFARKGIARGRSVVVLSYAGGVLFVAENTSNALHKVSEIYDRIGFAAVGKYNEFEALRQGGVRYADLRGYSYDRRDVTARGLVNAFAQQLGAIFGEQSKPFEVEVCVAQVGAEAGADELYRLTYDGSVSDEPGFVAMGGQSEAIATQVREKHDAGLDLRATLKIAVDALASIGGENGNPRTISAAQLEVAVLDRTRPGRAFRRLIGAALEGLLVTETTSADAESEASSEEPESAEGTESSESSESSDS
- the prcB gene encoding proteasome subunit beta encodes the protein MATGLGATGGLGASGRFSNLFTAPGGSSFTEFLNLTAPELLPGRRPLPPGDHGSVAPHGTTIVAATYAGGVVMGGDRRATQGNMIAQRDIEKVFPTDAYSVAGIAGTAGIAIEMIRLYQVELEHYEKIEGTPLTLDAKANRLSIMIRGNLGAALQGLAVIPLFAGYDLDATDPAKAGRIFGFDVTGGCWEDQGYSSVGSGSVFAKSALKKLWKPGMDQTGAVRVLVESLYDAADDDSATGGPDIIRKLYPILTVVDAEGVRRLTDDEVGAVVADVIADRTANPGV
- a CDS encoding ferredoxin is translated as MSESAGTEAPLRVWVDQDLCTGDGLCVQYAPEVFEFDIDGLAYVKGDDGELRTAKGEQVPVPGRLRLDVIDSAKECPGDCIHVVRADDGLPVAGPAA
- the arc gene encoding proteasome ATPase; its protein translation is MNTNRDDAHGNARREAEVRDLTAQVDFLQEEVQLLRRKLTEGPRHVRTLEDRLATAQATISRLTEQNDKLASTLREARTQIVALKEEIDRLAQPPSGYGVFLAAHDDGTVDVFTGGRKLRVAVSPSVELESLRRGQEVMLNDALNVVQALGVERAGEVVTLKEVLEDETGVRDRALVLSRADEERVVYLAHTLDEVQLRAGDALLLEPRSAYAYERIPKSEVEELVLEEVPDIDYTSIGGLSSQIEQIRDAVELPFLHADLFREHELRPPKGVLLYGPPGCGKTLIAKAVANSLAKKVAEVRGDTGTNAGKSFFLNIKGPELLNKYVGETERHIRLIFQRAREKASGGTPVIVFFDEMDSIFRTRGSGVSSDVENTIVPQLLSEIDGVEGLENVIVIGASNREDMIDPAILRPGRLDVKIKIERPDAEAAKDIFSKYITASVPIHGDDVAANGGSRQATLDAMIQGVVERMYTETEENRFLEVTYANGDKEVLYFKDFNSGAMIQNIVDRAKKMAIKDFLTLNQKGVRMQHLLDACVDEFRENEDLPNTTNPDDWARISGKKGERIVYIRTLVSGGKGSEAGRSIDTVSNTGQYL
- the dop gene encoding depupylase/deamidase Dop is translated as MSARRIMGTEVEYGISVPGQPGANPMVTSSQIVNAYGARNDPARNGRARWDYEEESPLRDARGFNYGGALYDPAEALADEDLGLANVILTNGARLYVDHAHPEYSTPEVTNPRDVVLFDKAGEWVMAEASRRAATVPGAPPINLYKNNTDNKGASYGAHENYLMRRRTPFSEIVTHLTPFFVTRQVICGAGRVGIGQDGSGTGFQISQRSDFFEVEVGLETTLKRPIINTRDEPHADAEKYRRLHVIIGDANLSEIATYLKVGTTSLVLSLIEDKALPGDLALAEPVTDLRSVSHDPGLQHKVSLRDGRKMTALDIQEIYCERARQYVADRYGDDVDPITKDVLERWESMLDRLRRDPMLCATELDWVAKLRLLEGYRDRDGLGWDSPRLQLVDLQYHDVRKEKGLYHRLVARGAMKRLLDDDEVAKAMLKPPTDTRAYFRGRCLEKYGASVVAASWDSLIFDVGRESLVRVPMLEPERGTLQHVGSLLDRCDSATELLDALTGPGR
- a CDS encoding ubiquitin-like protein Pup, which gives rise to MSTRDSGGQSQSSRARQDVDEVEAVEANPEVAERVEELTEDVDAMLDEIDSVLEENAEEFVRGYVQKGGE